One region of Juglans regia cultivar Chandler chromosome 4, Walnut 2.0, whole genome shotgun sequence genomic DNA includes:
- the LOC118348232 gene encoding glycerol-3-phosphate acyltransferase RAM2-like — protein MRKIEAEMFVLSDISVARAVLPKFYSSDLHPVTWSVFSACGQRHVLTANPRIMVEAFLKDFLGADSVLGTEIAIYKGRATGFVLEPGILVGKNKADALKKAFGETDQPDIGLGDRHTDAPFMSLCKEAYIVPPKPEVKAVTSDKLPKPIIFHDGRLVQKPTPLMALLTILWIPIGFVLACLRIAAGSLLPMPIVYYAFWALGVRVTIKGTPPPPVRKSTGKSGVLFICSHRTLLDPIFLSTALGRPIPAVTYSVSRLSEIISPIKTVRLSRDRVADAAMIKKLLEEGDLAICPEGTTCREPFLLRFSALFAELTDQLVPVAMVNRMSMFHGTTARGWKGMDPFYFFMNPSPAYEVTFLNKLPMELTCGSGKSSHEVANYIQRVIASTLSYECTSFTRKDKYRALAGNDGTVVGPKPLLKANKVMGC, from the exons ATGCGCAAGATTGAGGCAGAAATGTTTGTGTTATCCGACATA TCGGTTGCGCGTGCTGTGCTCCCAAAGTTTTACTCGAGCGATCTCCACCCAGTGACATGGAGTGTTTTTTCTGCGTGTGGACAGCGGCATGTCCTCACTGCGAATCCAAGAATTATGGTGGAAGCCTTTCTGAAGGATTTCTTGGGAGCTGACTCGGTTTTGGGCACCGAGATAGCAATTTATAAGGGTAGAGCGACCGGGTTTGTTCTTGAGCCGGGGATACTCGTAGGGAAGAACAAGGCAGATGCACTCAAGAAGGCTTTTGGAGAAACTGATCAGCCTGATATCGGCCTTGGTGATAGGCATACCGATGCTCCTTTCATGTCCTTGTGCAAG GAAGCTTACATTGTGCCACCCAAGCCAGAGGTGAAGGCCGTGACCAGCGACAAGCTCCCCAAGCCTATAATATTCCACGACGGCCGCCTCGTCCAAAAGCCCACCCCACTCATGGCACTGCTCACCATTCTCTGGATCCCCATCGGCTTCGTCCTCGCCTGTTTGCGAATCGCGGCAGGCTCCCTCCTCCCCATGCCTATAGTCTACTACGCTTTCTGGGCACTTGGCGTCCGTGTAACCATCAAAGGCACCCCTCCTCCCCCTGTCAGAAAGTCCACAGGAAAATCAGGCGTCCTTTTCATTTGCTCCCACCGAACCCTCCTCGACCCAATCTTCCTCTCCACGGCCCTCGGCCGCCCCATCCCTGCAGTCACCTACTCAGTCTCCCGACTCTCCGAGATTATCTCGCCCATCAAAACTGTCCGGCTCAGTCGTGACCGAGTCGCTGACGCCGCCATGATAAAGAAACTCTTGGAAGAAGGCGACCTGGCAATATGCCCCGAGGGGACAACTTGCCGGGAGCCATTCCTGCTAAGGTTCTCAGCTTTGTTTGCCGAACTAACCGACCAACTTGTGCCTGTGGCAATGGTGAACCGGATGAGTATGTTTCATGGAACCACAGCTCGAGGATGGAAAGGGATGGACCCGTTCTACTTCTTCATGAATCCTAGCCCTGCATACGAAGTCACTTTTTTGAACAAGTTGCCAATGGAACTAACATGCGGTTCTGGGAAGTCCAGCCATGAGGTAGCAAATTACATACAAAGGGTGATTGCCTCAACTCTTTCCTACGAGTGCACTAGCTTCACTCGAAAAGATAAGTACCGGGCGCTTGCTGGTAACGATGGGACTGTGGTTGGTCCGAAACCTTTGCTTAAGGCCAACAAAGTAATGGGATGctga
- the LOC109000924 gene encoding rac-like GTP-binding protein RAC13, whose product MTTARFIKCVTVGDGAVGKTCMLISYTSNTFPTDYVPTVFDNFSANVVVDGSIVNLGLWDTAGQEDYNRLRPLSYRGADVFLLAFSLVSKASYENISKKWIPELKHYAPNVPIILVGTKLDLREDKQFLSDHPGATPITTAQGEDLKKMIGAVFYIECSSKTQQNVKAVFDGAIKVALRPPKTKKKPRKQRTCAFL is encoded by the exons ATGACCACAGCCAGATTTATCAAGTGTGTGACTGTGGGGGATGGCGCAGTGGGAAAGACGTGCATGCTCATTTCCTATACCAGCAACACCTTTCCGACG gATTATGTTCCAACGGTATTCGACAACTTCAGTGCCAATGTTGTCGTGGATGGTAGTATTGTGAACCTTGGCCTATGGGATACTGCAG GACAGGAAGATTACAATAGGCTAAGGCCTCTAAGTTATAGAGGAGCTGATGTGTTTCTGTTGGCCTTCTCTCTCGTCAGCAAGGCCAGCTACGAGAACATCTCCAAAAAG TGGATCCCTGAGCTCAAGCATTATGCCCCCAACGTGCCAATTATACTTGTGGGCACCAAACTTG ATTTACGAGAAGACAAGCAGTTCTTGTCTGATCATCCTGGAGCAACACCGATAACAACTGCTCAG GGTGAGGACTTGAAGAAAATGATCGGCGCAGTCTTCTACATAGAGTGCAGTTCCAAAACTCAGCAG AATGTGAAGGCCGTGTTTGATGGCGCCATAAAGGTTGCTTTGAGGCCAccgaaaacaaagaagaaaccACGCAAGCAAAGAACGTGTGCTTTCCTCTAG
- the LOC109000923 gene encoding WUSCHEL-related homeobox 9-like, producing the protein MASSNRHWPSMFKSKPCNTHHQWQHDINSCDRGPNTSVPGCEQERSPEPKPRWNPKPEQIRILEAIFNSGMVNPSRDEIRKIRAQLQEYGQVGDANVFYWFQNRKSRSKHKLRHLQNSKNQSQHTQNNLPINSLAAAINAPSSSSFSSEKSSPKAPQMMTTSKRAFPNVTDASNSPTASVNHTFFQSRGENLPEPFFFPVQQITGDQVHHNVGTASFTQGFCFPELSNAVQVPGHDTVGPCTSLLISEIMNHGDSEKSLEDEKAMKFFHHQQNYAVTTHPITHTTAVSPSTTATNYTGTVSSPIDQVQGVWESGAVGTGGPAKSTVFINEVAFEVATGPFNVREAFGDDAVLIHSSGQPLITNEWGVTLQPLLDGAFYYLVRAFDFN; encoded by the exons ATGGCTTCATCGAACAGACACTGGCCTAGCATGTTCAAGTCAAAGCCCTGCAACACCCACCACCAATGGCAGCATGACATCAACTCATGTGACCGAGGTCCTAACACTTCAG ttCCTGGGTGTGAGCAAGAGCGGAGTCCGGAGCCAAAGCCTAGATGGAATCCAAAACCAGAGCAAATTCGCATACTAGAAGCAATTTTCAACTCTGGCATGGTGAACCCTTCAAGGGACGAGATACGAAAGATCAGAGCTCAATTGCAAGAGTATGGTCAAGTAGGTGATGCCAACGTTTTCTACTGGTTCCAGAACCGGAAATCAAGAAGTAAGCACAAGCTCCGCCatctccaaaactcaaaaaaccaGTCCCAGCATACCCAAAACAATCTTCCAATTAATTCTCTTGCTGCCGCCATAAACGCACCTTCATCCTCATCATTCTCTTCCGAAAAATCATCTCCTAAAGCACCCCAAATGATGACCACCTCCAAGCGCGCCTTTCCAAATGTTACGGACGCTTCGAATTCTCCAACAGCCTCGGTTAACCATACCTTTTTTCAGTCCCGCGGAGAAAATTTACCCGAACCTTTCTTCTTCCCGGTGCAACAGATCACAGGAGATCAGGTGCACCATAACGTAGGAACAGCTAGTTTCACTCAAGGGTTTTGCTTTCCTGAACTATCAAATGCCGTTCAGGTACCTGGACATGACACTGTTGGGCCTTGCACGAGTCTCTTGATCAGTGAGATAATGAACCATGGGGATTCAGAGAAAAGTCTAGAAGATGAGAAAGCCATGAAGTTTTTCCATCATCAGCAGAATTACGCTGTGACCACTCATCCAATTACTCACACAACTGCGGTCTCTCCCTCTACTACAGCTACTAATTATACTGGTACTGTTTCATCCCCCATCGATCAAGTTCAAG GTGTTTGGGAATCGGGTGCAGTTGGCACTGGTGGTCCGGCTAAATCGACGGTGTTCATTAACGAGGTGGCCTTCGAGGTGGCCACGGGGCCCTTCAACGTGCGAGAGGCTTTTGGCGATGATGCGGTGCTGATTCACTCCTCGGGTCAGCCCCTCATCACTAACGAGTGGGGTGTCACCCTCCAGCCACTTCTGGACGGCGCATTTTACTATCTGGTGCGCGCCTTCGATTTCAATTAA